agaagggtaaaggtcaattaccaagTGACACTAAGGTAAATCCATCTCATGGTACGTCAagaggtaacaatgttaatattcatcatgtgagtgttttgagaagtgggaaagagtataaaaccaatccttcaccggatttggttgaaggggtggttgaggatataacgggtcaagaaagtgaggaagaAAACGAACCACCCATTGTTTCgtctaaaaaacccaattttgaaaaacccgaaattattaaagaaaaagaaaaagtaaatgagGGTGAGGGGTCTAGTGAAGTACCGTTTCCTTCGGCCTTGCTAGATCCGGGTAAAAAgaattttatttcaaaacggggtcctcaaaaagaggaaatgtgggaggtattcaaacaggttaaaattaatcttcctttGCTTGAAGCTATTAAACGGGTACCCGCTTACGCCAAATTTCTAAAGGAATTGTGTactcaaaagaggcaacaaaaagtgcctaaattggtagatttgacggagcgggtaagtgcggtattgaaaggagaccttcctcctaagttacaagatccgggaacgcccttaataaatattcaagttggaaattttcaaaccacaagggcattgttggatcttggagccggagtaagtatcctaccaggggggttatatgaccaatatgattttggtccattgaagcgGGTCGAAACAACGGTTGTATTAGccgacttgtctcataaacttccccggggtatcgtacgggatgttatagttaaagttgatgaattttattatcccgttgatttccttgtgctagattactcatccgcggatccaattcaacaacaaaatgttattttgggtcggccatttttgaacaccgcacatgctattattgattgtcgTTATGGCACAGTTgacatgacattcggtaatagaaaaatgaggttgaatgtttttactaacggtaCTAATGTGTATGGTGATGAGTGTTTCTTGGCAGATTTTATAGATGGCTATGACCCGAAGGTGTTCGAAGAAGAAATTTTGGGTTCttgtgtttgtgatatgtctttGCAGGTTCATACATGCGAGTTAGAGGTTGAAGAGAAGGAGCAAGAAGCTCTCGCGGTGAAGGAAGGAAGTCCACCATGGACTTATCAAACGGATACATTACCGGTGGAAATTGATTCGGGCACAAAGCCTTCTTTGGAAAGTCCACCAAGTGTAGAGTTGAAGGAGCTACCAAAGCACCTAAAGTATGCATTCTTGGGGGAGAATGATACCTTACCGGTAATCATTGCTTCTAACTTGGAGGTAGCTCAAGAGGAAGAATTGATGCGGGTGTTGAAGGCTCATAAGGCGGCGATTGGGTGGACGATAGCCGATTTAAAAGGTATTAGTCCCTCCATTGTGATGCACAAGATTATTACAAGCGAGGATGCTAAGCCGacccgtgaaacacaaagaaggttaaatccgaatttgagagaggtggtgaagaaagaagtcatcaagtggttggatgcggggatcatttaccccatttcggatagtgcatgggtaagtccgacacaggtagtgcctaaaaaatccggcatccaagtagtcaaagatgaacaaggtgagcaaatcgccacccgcccggtaaccgggtggcgagtgtgtattgattatcgcaAATTAAACGCGGCTACCTCaaaagaccatttcccgttacccttcattgaccaaataattgaaaaactttccggtcaaaaatattattgctttttggatgggtattcgggGTATAACCAAATTGCGattcacccggacgaccaacacaaaaccacgtttacatgtccctatggtacatttgcttttcggcgaatgccatttggactatgtaacgcccccgccacattccaaagatgtatgatgagtatattttcggaTATGGTTGGGGAgtctcttgaagtgtttatggacgatttttccatttttggtccaagttttgactcttgtcttaatgaattagaaaaagttttaaaaaggtgtgttgagacaaacttggtactaagttgggaaaagagccattttatggttcaagagggtattgttttggggcatgtcatttcggaccgggggatggaggtagacaaagcaaagattcgggtaatttcatctttacccccaccaaagaatgtaaagggggtgagatcttttttgggacatgcggggttttaccgaaggtttattaaaggctTTAGTGTGATcacaaaacctttatgtaacttaTTATTAAAAGATGTTCCCTTTGATTTTACTGAtgaatgtttgcaagcgtttcatgtgttgaaggaacagttggtgaaggctcccattttgcaaccaccggattggtcaaagccgttcgagattatgtgtgatgctaGTGATACAACTATTGGAGCGGTTTTGGGGCAAAGGGTAGATAAAAAGCCGGTGGTGATATACTATGTAAGCAAAACATTGTCCGAGgcgcaacttaactacaccacaaccgagaaagaattattagcggtggtgtatgccttggacaagtttcgatcttatatttggggaagcaaggtgatagtgtattcggatcatagcgcggtccgatatttgatggaaaagaaggatgcaaagccccggttgattcgttgggtgcttttactacaagaattcgatcttgagattcgggacaaaaagggatgtgaaaatgttgttgcggatcatttgtcccgaatcCCGTTAGAAGGTGTCGATGACCCAAGTGAAATAAATGAACGGTTCCCCGATGAAGACTTGTTGGCCGTCTCCACTTAtgttgcaccttggtatgcccaTTATGTCAATTATTTGGCTAAGGGTGCAATTCCAAGTCATTGGACTAGGAAGAGACGACAACAATTtcttagtcaagtgaagcaatacatatGGGACGAACCCGATTTGTTCAAAATCGGAGCCGATCAAGTGatacgaagatgtgttcccgaaacgGAAGTTTTAGAGATTTTGATTCATGCTCATTCATCGGCGTGTGGTgggcattttagtgggaacaagacgggttatcgggtgttatctagtgggttttattggcccacgattttcaaggatTCTTGTGAGTATGCTCGGAATTGCATCAATTTTCAAAGAATGGGAAGTATTTcgaaacgtgatgaaatgccgttaAACCCAATTTTGGTAGTAgaagtatttgatgtttggggaattgacttcatgggtcctttcccaaactcaaatgggttcttatacattttggtggcggtcgattacgtgtcgaaatggattgaagctattgccacAAGGACCAATGATCACTCCGTTGTttgtaagtttgtgcaatctaatatttttgctcgttttggtgtgcctagggtgataataagtgatggcgggtcacatttcaagaatttcaattttgGGAAGTTGCTCAAGAGATACAATGTGAACCACCGCGTTGCTACAccataccacccgcaaacgagtggtcaagtCGAAGTTTCTAACCGGCAAATTAAAGAGATTTTAATgaagacggtgagaacggatcggaaggattggtcaagcaagcttgacgatgcgttgtgggcctaccgaacggcttacaaaactccacttgataccactccttatcggatggtttatgggaaaggatgtcacttgcctatggagttggcacaccgggcatattgggcaattaaaacggtAAACGCAAACTACGATGAAGCGGGTCGGGCGAGAAAGCTTCAATTGAATGAAATAGAGGAAATAAGGGACCAAGCTTATGAGTGTGCAGCCGCATACAAAGACAAACTTAAAAAAGTTCATGATGCGAAGATCAAGAAaaagaactttgaagtgggtcaGAAAGTGTGGTTGTATAATTCAAGGTTGAAATTGTTTGCGGGGAAACTAAAAAGCaagtggatgggtccttacgTTGTCCGAAGAGTGGGAAGGTTCGGAGATGTTGATATTCAAGACGAACGAACAAACAAGCAACAAACGGTTAACGGGCATCGCCTCAAACCGTACTTGGAAGGGAATGATATCAACAATCTTGAGCTAGATAAAGTGGGCTACATTTTACGCCCAGTGGATGATGAGGAAACGtgaaagaggcccaggtttggtagttGTAAATATTTAGgatagtttattttattttaaataagtctCGTTCAAACCGGTGtacgaaacaagtgtggggaaaatTTCACGAATTTCCCGaacatagtgttgaggacaacacgggtttttaacggggggtagggtaaaagttatgtttttcttaaaattttgaaaacttaaaaaaaaaaaaaaaaaaaaaaaaaaaaaaaaaagaaccaaaCACATTTTAAGTTTTTCCAGCCCCCCTAAGCCCAGTactcgccgtaagctacggtggggggccgtagcttacggcgaccATCCATCTTTTGGAACCTTACGGCGATAGGCTCCTGTTTTACGACAACTAAAATTGCCCAGTgatcaccgtaagctacggcatgGTGCCGTAGCATACGGCGACGAGCGAAGTCTGAAGGGGGCTTTTGGTCGCTGctgatatatataaaaaaaaaaaaaaaaaaaaaaaaagaaacaacaaaTTCCGAAATTTAATAATAAACTTTTCTAAAAACCCCAACCACATCTTTTCTTTCCTTATCCCCCAACCacatcttttcttcttcttcttcttcttcttcctctcctCTAACTTCTAAGAACCCTAACTTCACACCTTCATAACTTTCTCAAAACAAGTCCGATTTCGGTGATTCTTGGGTCTATTTTGGGTGGAATTTCACAAGGAATTCAGATTTAGTATTGAATCTTGAAGATTCCTTAGTTTTCTGGGTCGAATTTCAAACCCTAGGTGCCGAAAATTTGGGGCTTTTTGTGAGTTTTTGTGTGAACTTCAGGCTTTAGTGattctcatcttctacaacacCAAGGTATGCAATTTTTGTTCATTCTTTGAAGTACATTGAGGTTTGTAAGTTCCCATCATGTTTTCGCTTACACACTTGCTTGTATGAGATAGATGATAGAATTTGTAAACCTTTGATTGTTATTAGTATAAATGTGTTGATGTTTTATAAAACTTTGTTGGAAAATTCTGATTTTAGGAGACATCATgccaaaattttgtttgaaaaaataaaaatttttgggtttttgcacatttatatctataacatgaagcaagtgtggggaagatgagATAAAAATAACTAACTTGAATTGTTTGCTTGGTTGTGAATGTGTGTAGGTATGGCATCTAGGAAAGGAAAGGGAATTGCAAGTTCTTCCCAAGGGGATGCGGCACAACAGAAAAGGAGGAAATTGGCTCGGATTGGTGACCCGGATTCGGAGGAGGATGCACCGCCAAGGGGGCCAAAGCCGGATTGGACAACCGGTTCATTGTTAGACCAACCCGCGGAATGGAGAGAGGAACTTTTTCACGATCAAATGAACAAGTTAAAACAAAGGGGAGAAGcgtttatttgtgaaaaagaaatccGGGAGGCGGATTTTGCCCCGTTTGGGATCATCGCCAAGTTTAATGCGTTGGGTTGGGGAGCGGCCACAAAATGCTATGATGGTGAGACGAAGAAAATGTATGACAAGCAAATTCAAGAGTGGGTGGCATCACTCGAATGTCCCCCATTCAAGGCTCCGAACAAGATGCGATTAGTTGGGAAGTGTAATGGTGTAAAAGTGGAAATGTCATATGATTCTTTGCGCCGGGTGGCAAAGTTTGATGATGGGCCGGCCAATGAATATATCTACCCGAGTCTTAGGGATCTTTATCATGAGCCCGCGAAACATGAACAATGGCAAGCCATGCTTGATTACCTCTTTCTTCCGGGCACAACACATGGGAAATTATATAGAAGAAATTTAAGGATGGAAGCAAAGTTGTTGTTGACGTTGTGCATGTACAATGTCATGCCTAGGCGGGGTGACAAGATGGAGGTGCGGTTTCAAGAAGTACCAgttttgtatatgttgatgaaTGGGTCACCCAAGGTTCCCTTCCGATTTTTGGTACTAAACAACATTTGGTTGAGCAAGATTAGCGGGGAAAGGAAGATTATACCCCATTGCCGGTTGATTACGGCATTACTCAAAAAGTATGGGGCAATCAAAGGAGATGAAAGAGGTTCTTATAAGAGGTTTAGACCATTTGACCTTAAGAATCTTGGGTCGGATTGGACATACACCGAATCGGATAGGTTTCATAAGTTGAAAACGGATGGTAGAAGGTGGAGAGCGTTAAAAGTAGATGCGAGACCGTTACGACCGGGGGAGGAAGAGGAGCCCGAGTCAACGGATGATGAAGTGAGTGGGGATGATGATTACCGCGAAGACACATTCACGGTAGATGCTCAAGTAAGAGGTGTTGGTCAAGCGGGGGTTCAAGGAGCCGGTGTACAATCTGGCTATGTGGGGAGTGCATTTGACTATGCACAACAGGCGTATGACCCGTATTGGGCCCATTCGGGGGATATGGGTCAAATCATTCAACAAAGGCGACCACCCACATTCGGTGATTGGAGTGAACCGAACCAAGTGTTATTTGATCAACAAACTTTTTTGGGTGCTAGTGCGGAAAGGGCTATCAAAAGAAGCTATGATAGGAATGAGCAATTGAACCGTGCTCATCGATATGCCCATGAAGAAGAGATGAATAACCGTTACTTGGATGATCGGCAAAGGCGCATGCACGACCAATGGCATGCGGGGCAACCGGTTGTGGGAGATCCACCCGTTGTGGACTACACCACACTTCCACCATATGATGGTAGTGTGTCATACCCCACTCCACCATTGCACCACTCTCAATGGGTGGATCCACATGCTATGAGCTACCAACAAGCAAACCCAAGTAGTGATCAAGGAAGCAGTAGTGGCGGTGGAGCATTTGGTTTTGGTGAATGGACGGATGTGATGACATCCATCTTTGGGCCTCCACAACCGAAGTATTACTAGCCAGGTCGTATTTCGctcctttgtacatttttgtatataTGTTTATGTGCTTATGTTTATGTTGCGGTTGGGAGGTTGGGTGGTGTTTGTGTTAATATATTTGTGGGTTGTGAGTGTTGGTGGtgtctaaaaaaaaaaaaaaaaatatatatgggTTTAAGAATATAAGCAATTGGGGATGTTCTTGTTGAAAgcgatctttccctcaaaaccatacattgggacaatgtatcccaagtgtggggatgggggaaatttttgagaaattcaaaaattttgcaaatccaagcgaaagtgtaaaaatttgaaaacttgatattgtccatttgacacaccgacacccattttaaatcttttcttggtgagaattgtgCCACGCATGATTGTTAGTGATATTTCCTTGTTTGAGTGgcgttgtgtgttgtgtgttaatagaacttgtgtgtgaatacttgttaaatcctagagtcaacatgcttttgaagatgataggggacttttaggaAACCTCGTCTAGgtgagtgcgagtgtgggatttggggggttggacctcattagttatatatatgagcatggttgcgagagggcgggggtttggacatttagttgcccattttgtgcttaaagcctatcatttgttacccctaGTTAGTTACCCAAAAATTTACCcgatttgacccggtcttatagtatTAGTGGTTGTTAGTAATTTGTGATTTagttatatgaaaaaaaaaaaaaaaaagaaaagaaatgaaaagaaaaaaaaaagtgatgtttagttgtcttgtatatagtagttaaGTTTGTTAGTTGTTCGTTTAtttcattgtgtaataaaagaccgggttaaatCCTTCGCTACTACATATATATTCCTTTTCCTACCCTTTCACCTAGCCCCATTACAACCCGTAAGTTTCCTTGATTCAAAAGCATGCTAGACATTGGTTAGGAGGCaacttgattttcatacaagcttattgtcgcacacacacatatacgcattgagtggtttagcataagttgctaatttttcttgtcaccgagagtttgtgaggggtgtgtcttgtggaTTGATAAAAAGCTAGTAAAAGGATGGCACTTTGGTTTGGTTTGCATGATTGGTCGCTTATGGTTAAAACAGTTTTTGAagtggttgcttgggacaagcaacgggtaagtgtggggatgtgacgggtggtccgtaggacaacccttaaaaggcttaaacataacgcacattctacattttatccggttatttgtgtgaattaggtaatcacaagTTTATGAtggtgcaggtgttaaagtgtacAAAATGCGGGTTTAAGGAAGCTTGAAGGATGCGAGAGGCTGGCGTGATCGAGATGTGTGGAAATCAAGGAAAATGGAGGAATCGGAagcaaaagatcactcagagccgtaagctacgccaccaggccgtagcttacggccccTATAACCCACAAGAAGAATGCACCGTAAAACAGGAGCACAAGGGCGTATGGAACAACTgctcaccgtaagctacggccacctgccgtagcttacggcgctgactTGAGTCCGGGGCAACACtgatcgccgtaagctacggcaggtggccgtagcttacggcgccgatcGAGCCAAAAATGTAACTGACACATTAAAGAGCATTTTGAAGACACTTTATGATGGCTAATCATGCTAGGTCGGTTACCACTTGAGGAAAACGAGTGGGGGACTATTTAGGAGGCACTTGGGAGTTAAGAAAGACATCTTTTGGCATATCTTTTCACTAGAATCTTTGGGAAACAATCTTGGCACTATATTCTTGTCTTTGTTGGTGGTACTTGTGAAACTTGGTTTTTACTTCTTGTTTGTCATGATGTTAgctaaagccatgagtggctagacACTTTAATGACTATCTTGTGGTGAAGGTTTGTTAgacttttgtgtttttatttacaTTTCTAGAATATCAATCCTTTTTATCtaaattgattgttatggtgtgtAATCAATTGTTAGTAACAGGttgaattttattttaaactaattagaaaccatacgttcttggtgccgttggcaatcgagatatcatgggtatagttaggtttgggtaaggtttgattgatcatcgggtgataacctcacgttctcggaatctgagtacttcgtcccctttcatcactgcaattgtttatacatgaactatgtctatgtagttctttctagttaaatgattaacacaaaagttgaagcaaaccggatacACAAGATAGTTGTTTATTTCTCAATTGTTTACAATCTCAATTTTCAGTTTGCAAGTAGTTAATTAAGCTTAGTTTTAAAACCAATCAAATCCAaacaactcttgaattttactttttcttgcaattagtttaatttagttaatttagatATACATCAagatagcacatattccacaaactccctgtgttcgatacccgcttaccactatttacatagttgtttttgggattaaatttgcgtgaccacgacatcacgtcagttaccatggttaatgaattgccataaaagacaattcaataataaactcctaaatagaattttcattatcttctgcagcagatacaagctactatggctAATCCCAATGGAGAAAATAGCCATACGAGTGAAGACGAATATGATAATgcccaagtacatttaacgggcgctcagctaaaagctcttgtcgacaacgctattcaggcagctctagatcaacaatataccgaatctcggagccgaaccgtatccaaaccactctccaagccgaagacacactcaaaatcccacagcaaaccactgtccaagcccaaaaaggacgacgataatcactcgtccaatgaaaacagtgttcgtcgCGAAAGGGAGTATATTGGTGCTTctcgtgccaggggctgcacctacaagtactttgtgtcttgtaaaccccgagacttcacgggggagaagggtgccgtcgattgtatgacgtggctggatgagatggacaccatggtggacatcagtggctgtgcggaaagggatgtggtgaagtatgtgtcgcaatcgtttaagggcgaggccctggcttggtggagggcgttggttcaggcctcgggaaagactgtgctatacagcatgacatgggaggaattcatttctctcatcaaagaaaattactgctctcaacatgaggtggagaagatagagtccgattttgtatcattagtgatgacaaacctggactgccaaagcctacttaacgagcttcaacacgatgtctcggttggttccatatctggtaaccccggagccaaggagaatcgctcgttttatcggggatTTAGAACCCGcaataaaggcaagtgtgaaggcctctcggccaacgaccttcaggtctgtaactgacctctctttgtccctcacaatggacgcggtccgactaagatcgctaaggaacaaagaggccgagaagaggaagcgtgaggacgatacctcacgaaggtcgggcaagaaacaccgtgggaacggtgatggcaagagagggacagagtcgaagaaagatgggcaacaatatggagagaagcccaagtgcaaaaactgccagaaGCATCACTTTGGTAAGTGTAGGCTTGGgtcgaactcacagtcccagtcgaggtcgcatacttgtggactgtgcaagtccaaggaccacaagactgtggactgcaagaaaataaaggatgcaacctgctataactgcagtgagaaggggcacattaaaagcaactgccccaaatttgccaagaagactgaagaaaccaagaagaacaatgctagagtcttcaagatggatgtgaaggaagctttgcaagacgacaacgtaatcacaggtacttttctcgtaaataatatctttgcaagagtacttttagattcaggcgctgataaatccttcgtagaccaaaaattttgcaaattgctgaacatgcctgtcaaaaccttaactgtgaaatacgaggtagagctagcagacggcacagtagaaaccgtctccactatactagatggatgtgtgatatccattaagaaccactcttttccactatctctacttcccttcaaactgcctggttttgacatagttctgggtatggactggttatcccacaaccaggcccagatcgtctgcaacagaaaacaaatagtgctaaagactccgactggtgaatcgctcaccattcgaggagatacgcagtatggattgcccgagaacgtaactatgctcaaggcttcaagatgtttaaaaagaggctgtgtcatctacatggcacaggtgattattgaagagcccaaaccaaagatagaagacattcctgtcatttcggagtatccagaagttttccccgaagatctacctgggttgccaccagataggcaagtggaattcagaatagatatcatccctggagcagctcccattgctagagcaccctacaggctagcaccaactgaaatgaaggaattaaggacccagctggatgaactgctggctaaaggtttcattaaaccgagttcatccccttggggagcacctgtcctgtttgttaagaaggaggacggatcgatgcgtct
This genomic stretch from Helianthus annuus cultivar XRQ/B chromosome 8, HanXRQr2.0-SUNRISE, whole genome shotgun sequence harbors:
- the LOC110869556 gene encoding uncharacterized protein LOC110869556, with protein sequence MASRKGKGIASSSQGDAAQQKRRKLARIGDPDSEEDAPPRGPKPDWTTGSLLDQPAEWREELFHDQMNKLKQRGEAFICEKEIREADFAPFGIIAKFNALGWGAATKCYDGETKKMYDKQIQEWVASLECPPFKAPNKMRLVGKCNGVKVEMSYDSLRRVAKFDDGPANEYIYPSLRDLYHEPAKHEQWQAMLDYLFLPGTTHGKLYRRNLRMEAKLLLTLCMYNVMPRRGDKMEVRFQEVPVLYMLMNGSPKVPFRFLVLNNIWLSKISGERKIIPHCRLITALLKKYGAIKGDERGSYKRFRPFDLKNLGSDWTYTESDRFHKLKTDGRRWRALKVDARPLRPGEEEEPESTDDEVSGDDDYREDTFTVDAQVRGVGQAGVQGAGVQSGYVGSAFDYAQQAYDPYWAHSGDMGQIIQQRRPPTFGDWSEPNQVLFDQQTFLGASAERAIKRSYDRNEQLNRAHRYAHEEEMNNRYLDDRQRRMHDQWHAGQPVVGDPPVVDYTTLPPYDGSVSYPTPPLHHSQWVDPHAMSYQQANPSSDQGSSSGGGAFGFGEWTDVMTSIFGPPQPKYY